A genomic segment from Prosthecobacter debontii encodes:
- a CDS encoding c-type cytochrome encodes MKTAFLSAIIMGFIAPSLIAQVPAASYALCAACHGPDGKGIGAGTPVPMAPALGGSKLVASGDGELFASIVFTGIAKEDAKFLGMMAPLGAVMKDEDLADMLTYVRSNFGNTASPVTVSQVKAWREKYNGKPMQKRTDLEKQATTGVAAKP; translated from the coding sequence ATGAAGACCGCATTTCTCTCCGCTATCATCATGGGATTCATCGCCCCCTCGCTCATCGCTCAGGTGCCTGCCGCATCCTACGCCCTCTGTGCGGCGTGCCATGGGCCAGATGGCAAGGGTATCGGTGCCGGCACTCCTGTGCCCATGGCACCAGCACTCGGCGGGTCCAAACTAGTCGCTTCTGGTGATGGTGAACTATTTGCCTCCATTGTCTTCACCGGTATAGCCAAAGAAGATGCCAAGTTTCTCGGTATGATGGCGCCGCTTGGTGCCGTGATGAAGGATGAGGATCTCGCCGACATGCTCACCTATGTGCGGAGCAACTTCGGAAACACCGCCTCACCCGTCACCGTCAGCCAGGTCAAGGCCTGGCGTGAAAAATACAATGGTAAACCCATGCAAAAGCGGACCGACCTGGAAAAGCAAGCCACCACAGGAGTTGCCGCCAAACCATAA
- a CDS encoding ATP-binding protein, protein MIHRVTHSVLPPQPRWQRWLGLSEVWVGGALSARVLMLLRWLAATGQTITVLFVWWIGVEVPWIQCGIAVALTLVVNVLLEWWLRQIQWELREGFFHILLWDVLTLTFLLHWTGGLQNPFALFYLVQITLAAVALRNSAVIGLGVLVTVAFLWLWHHAVPLRLANGSQLPDEMLIQGFLVALVLAGAFVLTLLLSLRRRSHRLQMERERLRSELEARERFLSLAVLATGFAHELGTPLGTITLAAAEMHAHPDAETAAIIVREAERCQKVLQRLRELGQEATGSSAQPFAVAGIVNEALAELPEMQRTRVMVDLKACSAVVACAGLREALLVLLRNALMASVDQSIVQFRVHEQGGSLRFVIEDRGAGFDDEILRHWGEPFRTTRDPVNGMGLGLFFVRRLAASMNGSVEVENRAGGGARVSLILPQHNSAKT, encoded by the coding sequence ATGATTCACCGAGTCACACATTCAGTCCTGCCACCCCAGCCACGGTGGCAGCGCTGGCTGGGGCTCAGCGAGGTATGGGTAGGTGGGGCGCTTTCGGCGCGTGTGTTAATGCTGCTGCGCTGGCTGGCAGCAACTGGTCAAACCATCACTGTACTCTTCGTTTGGTGGATTGGTGTGGAAGTGCCATGGATTCAGTGTGGCATCGCTGTAGCGCTCACTTTGGTGGTCAATGTGCTGCTGGAGTGGTGGCTGCGTCAGATCCAGTGGGAGTTGCGAGAAGGTTTCTTTCACATCCTGCTATGGGATGTACTTACGCTGACATTTCTGTTGCACTGGACGGGTGGCCTACAAAATCCCTTCGCGTTGTTCTATTTGGTGCAGATCACCTTGGCAGCTGTGGCTCTGAGGAACTCGGCCGTGATTGGGTTGGGAGTGCTTGTGACGGTCGCGTTCTTATGGTTATGGCATCATGCGGTGCCGCTACGTTTGGCTAATGGCTCGCAGTTGCCAGACGAAATGCTTATCCAGGGCTTCCTCGTGGCGCTGGTCCTCGCCGGTGCTTTTGTGCTGACGCTGCTGCTGTCGCTGCGTCGACGTTCACATCGACTACAAATGGAGCGCGAACGGTTGCGCTCGGAACTCGAAGCTCGGGAGCGGTTCCTTTCCCTGGCGGTTTTGGCTACGGGCTTTGCGCATGAGCTGGGCACCCCGCTCGGCACCATCACACTCGCTGCTGCGGAGATGCATGCGCATCCTGACGCGGAGACTGCGGCTATCATCGTTCGAGAGGCGGAGCGCTGTCAGAAAGTGCTACAACGCCTTCGTGAACTGGGCCAGGAGGCAACTGGAAGCTCAGCGCAGCCTTTTGCTGTCGCAGGCATTGTGAACGAGGCTCTTGCGGAACTTCCTGAAATGCAACGGACGCGTGTGATGGTTGATTTGAAAGCGTGCTCGGCAGTTGTGGCCTGCGCGGGGCTGCGTGAGGCCTTGCTCGTCCTGTTGCGCAATGCGCTGATGGCCTCTGTGGATCAGTCGATCGTGCAGTTCCGCGTTCATGAGCAGGGTGGCTCTCTGCGCTTTGTGATCGAGGATCGAGGAGCGGGATTCGACGATGAGATACTACGTCATTGGGGCGAACCTTTCCGCACCACGCGTGACCCAGTCAACGGTATGGGGTTGGGGCTATTTTTCGTGCGTCGGCTTGCTGCTTCGATGAACGGTAGCGTGGAAGTCGAAAATCGGGCCGGAGGCGGTGCGCGAGTATCGCTCATCTTGCCTCAACACAACTCCGCTAAGACATGA
- a CDS encoding response regulator transcription factor, with protein MNVLLIEDDEGFRATLALALRRRGCDVLQAAGKYEALSLVEAADINGIVLDMRLGGVDGMSLISALRQRQPRARLIVLTGYGSIPGALKAVRLGADDYLLKPASADQVLAALQGRAATSPRPAANDTPSLARLEWEHIQRVLHDCRGNISHAAEALGIDRRTLQRKLGKMPPVG; from the coding sequence ATGAATGTGCTCCTCATTGAAGATGATGAAGGCTTTCGTGCCACGCTAGCCCTCGCATTAAGGCGTCGCGGCTGTGATGTGTTGCAAGCCGCTGGCAAATATGAGGCACTAAGCCTTGTGGAAGCCGCAGACATCAATGGCATCGTGTTGGATATGCGGCTGGGAGGCGTGGATGGTATGAGCTTGATCTCTGCGCTGCGCCAAAGGCAACCAAGAGCACGTCTGATCGTTCTCACGGGATACGGCAGTATTCCTGGCGCTCTCAAAGCAGTCCGACTTGGTGCGGACGACTACTTGCTGAAGCCTGCGAGCGCCGATCAAGTGCTCGCCGCTCTGCAAGGTAGGGCTGCAACCTCGCCTCGTCCCGCTGCCAATGATACGCCAAGTCTGGCCCGTCTTGAGTGGGAGCACATCCAGCGCGTGCTACACGATTGCAGAGGAAACATCTCCCACGCTGCAGAGGCGCTGGGCATCGACCGCCGCACCCTCCAACGCAAGCTCGGGAAGATGCCACCTGTGGGGTGA
- a CDS encoding c-type cytochrome — MDFPTFYMDHLAGGRLIIGLIASVHVLINHPLAVGAYPLLAWMEWWAHKHNRPDVDHLAYRITFIVFIVTTTVGAMTGVGIWLSTSLFAPFAIGSLLRVFFWGWFMEWLVFISEVALIMWWFLTWKKADTPEKKRKHIKVGVALSIMSWITMALIVAVLGFMMKPGEWNQTRAFWDAMTNPLYAPQLGFRTCFAFMTGAVFLWFASFFFTRNKGPHWGEGTRLRHWIVYRLSHVVLVSLLGTFLFGTWYWNAVPDTMKANSSVALLTQEFMNWHGQFQSLLGWTIIAFLVVGIGGLGNSFMVPRWALLIPSFLGIWLLGHFERAREFMRKPWVIGEYMYSNGVHKDELAFLQSEGLLKHATYVRHHDVTDANKVEAGQDIFMLACSRCHSTTGLNGMIEKFTAMYGAGKPWDTAGMVLFIKGMHQTRTFMPPFPGNDREAEALVAYIQQLKENPESLQGAQSAGIVVAPTAGDQQ; from the coding sequence ATGGACTTCCCCACGTTTTACATGGATCATCTCGCTGGTGGACGACTCATCATCGGTCTCATCGCAAGCGTACATGTGCTCATTAATCATCCGCTGGCCGTCGGCGCGTATCCGCTATTGGCGTGGATGGAATGGTGGGCACACAAGCACAACCGGCCAGACGTGGACCATCTGGCCTACCGCATTACCTTCATTGTCTTCATTGTGACGACCACCGTAGGCGCAATGACGGGTGTGGGCATCTGGCTTTCCACTTCGCTATTTGCGCCGTTTGCTATCGGCTCGCTGCTGCGTGTTTTCTTCTGGGGCTGGTTCATGGAGTGGCTGGTTTTCATCTCGGAAGTCGCGCTCATCATGTGGTGGTTCCTCACCTGGAAAAAAGCAGACACGCCTGAGAAGAAGCGCAAGCATATCAAAGTTGGTGTCGCGCTCAGCATCATGTCGTGGATCACAATGGCCCTCATCGTGGCCGTCCTGGGCTTCATGATGAAGCCGGGTGAGTGGAATCAGACACGAGCTTTTTGGGACGCCATGACGAACCCGCTCTATGCGCCACAACTCGGCTTCCGAACCTGCTTCGCATTCATGACAGGCGCGGTGTTCTTGTGGTTTGCGTCCTTCTTTTTTACCCGAAACAAAGGCCCCCATTGGGGGGAAGGCACGCGCCTGCGACATTGGATCGTCTATCGCCTGTCACATGTTGTGTTGGTGAGCCTGCTGGGCACTTTTCTCTTTGGCACTTGGTATTGGAACGCCGTCCCGGATACCATGAAGGCCAATAGCTCAGTGGCGCTGCTGACACAAGAGTTCATGAACTGGCATGGGCAGTTCCAGAGTTTGCTTGGATGGACTATCATCGCCTTCCTCGTGGTGGGTATTGGCGGCCTGGGCAATAGCTTCATGGTGCCGCGTTGGGCACTGCTCATCCCTAGTTTCCTGGGCATCTGGCTGCTCGGACACTTTGAGCGGGCGCGTGAGTTCATGCGCAAGCCGTGGGTGATCGGTGAATATATGTATTCCAACGGTGTTCACAAAGACGAGTTGGCTTTCCTGCAAAGCGAGGGCCTCCTCAAACACGCCACCTATGTGAGACATCATGACGTGACCGACGCGAATAAAGTCGAGGCAGGGCAGGACATCTTTATGCTAGCTTGCTCACGCTGCCACAGTACCACGGGGCTGAATGGCATGATCGAAAAGTTCACCGCCATGTATGGCGCGGGCAAGCCGTGGGACACCGCTGGCATGGTCCTCTTCATCAAAGGCATGCACCAAACTCGCACCTTCATGCCACCGTTCCCCGGCAACGACAGGGAGGCAGAAGCGCTCGTCGCCTACATCCAGCAACTGAAAGAGAATCCCGAGAGTCTCCAAGGTGCGCAAAGCGCCGGGATCGTCGTCGCTCCCACTGCTGGAGACCAGCAATGA
- a CDS encoding c-type cytochrome, which translates to MPTFLAATPIPRDLPLPLPVPEWVLVACLVIFFLVHILFVNLMVGGSLIVVVLEWLGLKDKRWDALAHEIAQTITVNKSLAIVMGIGPLLCINLLYTMQWYSANALTGHAWLLIVPLVTIAFLLTYLHKYKWEAWSANGWKMLHQFTGLGAALLFLFIPLIFLANVNLMLFPSEWDKVRGFFSSLSIGNVLPRYLHFMAASLAMTGLFLAGWFGRKNADLTHLYGFTRPELRRFFYKLCASVTLTQFVLGPLLLFTLPSVGITTQLYVIIFSGAAMGLFTLLLLFAELRRDDASIGCHYWLIGVLFSIVVLGMGSGRHVYREAALAGHKADIKERTETYHAALAAFNKTQATIPKSVEPNAEQLFMNCAACHAPDIKLVGPPLTEIAQIYAGNPDGIVTWAKSPGKKRPELPQMPPFAHLGDNSLRKIAELMLEKGRR; encoded by the coding sequence ATGCCTACCTTTCTCGCCGCTACACCTATCCCGCGTGATCTCCCTCTGCCGCTGCCCGTGCCGGAGTGGGTGTTAGTGGCTTGCCTCGTGATCTTTTTTCTCGTTCATATCCTGTTTGTGAACCTCATGGTTGGCGGTTCGCTAATCGTGGTGGTGCTCGAGTGGCTGGGACTCAAAGACAAACGTTGGGATGCCCTCGCACATGAGATCGCTCAGACGATCACCGTGAACAAAAGCCTCGCCATCGTGATGGGTATCGGCCCGCTTCTATGCATCAATTTGCTTTACACTATGCAGTGGTATTCGGCGAATGCTCTCACTGGCCATGCCTGGCTGCTCATCGTACCTCTAGTCACTATCGCCTTTCTGCTCACCTACCTGCATAAATACAAGTGGGAGGCGTGGTCGGCGAACGGTTGGAAGATGCTACATCAGTTCACAGGTCTGGGCGCGGCCTTGCTGTTCCTTTTCATCCCGCTAATCTTTTTGGCGAATGTGAACCTCATGCTCTTCCCCAGCGAGTGGGACAAGGTGAGAGGCTTTTTCTCTAGTTTAAGCATCGGCAACGTATTGCCGCGTTACCTGCACTTCATGGCTGCGAGCCTTGCCATGACGGGCTTGTTCCTAGCGGGATGGTTCGGGCGAAAAAATGCTGATCTCACACACCTGTATGGCTTTACACGTCCCGAGCTGCGTCGCTTCTTTTATAAGCTGTGCGCCAGCGTCACACTCACTCAGTTCGTACTCGGGCCGCTGCTGCTCTTCACCTTGCCTTCTGTTGGCATCACGACTCAACTCTATGTCATCATTTTCAGTGGGGCCGCAATGGGTTTATTCACCCTGCTGCTGCTCTTTGCCGAGTTGAGACGCGATGATGCAAGCATCGGCTGCCATTACTGGCTCATCGGGGTGCTTTTTTCCATTGTCGTACTCGGTATGGGCAGTGGGCGACATGTGTATCGTGAGGCCGCGCTAGCGGGACACAAAGCGGACATCAAAGAGCGTACTGAGACCTACCATGCTGCGCTAGCAGCGTTCAATAAGACGCAAGCCACAATACCAAAATCTGTGGAGCCGAATGCAGAGCAGCTCTTCATGAACTGCGCCGCCTGCCATGCTCCGGACATCAAGCTCGTTGGCCCGCCGCTTACCGAGATCGCCCAAATCTATGCGGGTAACCCCGATGGCATCGTCACCTGGGCTAAATCTCCCGGCAAAAAACGTCCTGAATTACCACAGATGCCGCCCTTTGCTCACCTTGGAGACAACAGCCTGCGGAAGATCGCCGAGTTGATGCTGGAGAAAGGCAGGCGATAA
- a CDS encoding sigma-70 family RNA polymerase sigma factor — protein sequence MALNELGRKYWRPIYTFVRSRGYCLHDAEDLTQAYFEGFFERRYLGHANPTKGRFRAFLLHDLKFFLSNERGKADAAKRGAKVFFVPMDTSEVESRLDTCDLADSNADAYFDREWALEMVRHARNELAGNFLEQGKAALFNVLQRGLTEIPTEEIYQEWSRDLGMSSGALKVALHRLRNSFRKALESQVRETVDTEEDVRAEMKHLRGALSQSHRELGD from the coding sequence GTGGCACTGAACGAATTGGGCCGCAAATACTGGCGCCCCATCTATACCTTCGTACGCAGCCGCGGATATTGTCTGCATGACGCAGAGGATCTGACACAAGCTTATTTCGAAGGTTTTTTTGAGCGTCGATATTTGGGACACGCGAACCCGACAAAGGGCCGCTTCCGGGCATTCCTCCTTCATGATCTCAAGTTCTTTCTTTCCAATGAGCGGGGGAAAGCCGATGCTGCAAAACGGGGAGCGAAGGTATTCTTTGTGCCAATGGATACGTCCGAAGTTGAGTCGAGGCTGGATACCTGCGATTTGGCCGACAGTAACGCTGACGCTTACTTCGACCGAGAATGGGCTTTGGAGATGGTGCGACATGCCCGCAATGAACTTGCGGGTAATTTTCTGGAGCAAGGGAAAGCCGCTCTCTTCAACGTGCTGCAACGAGGGCTCACTGAGATTCCCACAGAAGAGATTTACCAAGAGTGGAGTCGCGACCTCGGAATGTCTTCCGGAGCACTTAAGGTGGCGCTGCACCGGTTGCGCAATAGCTTCCGGAAAGCGCTGGAAAGCCAAGTTCGAGAGACTGTGGACACTGAGGAAGATGTGCGAGCAGAGATGAAGCACTTGCGCGGAGCCCTGAGTCAGTCCCACAGGGAGCTGGGTGATTGA
- a CDS encoding serine/threonine-protein kinase encodes MPETSSTFGESNDENLSALGRAFFDSDSGSHPTEPVAQPPSAGWETPSVEELQKLLPQYEVTLLLGRGGMGAVYMGRQISLDRLVAIKILSADLGDTDQGFIERFKNEARSMAKLNHPGIVNVYDFGETTSGLLYIVMEFVEGTDVQKMISASKRLHTDHAMAITCHVCDALAYAHNRGIIHRDIKPANIMVGYDGSVKVADFGLAKMTKGAQTGLTQSGMAMGTLHYMAPEALVLGVALDHRVDIYAVGVMLYQMLTGKLPQGMFEMPSLQVSGLDPRYDDIIAQALRNDRNQRYQQMSDLRHELDHIVTQPVVKAEVLQPGAQPSAAALLPSEARPKRSEFSRQQPPRQAQPQVVARKERLWLSGVAVMLLIAGLGGAAWYVKPFDQAANVTSVPAVKGQWRKVYPTPEDIPDGRLRPDGWMSPKAAGSNNSKGGDPLFPSSVKIRNGGVRARFKSEAAVLEPFASVCVNTFNAEQLTYSLKKNPDQSVAILLKSSRLANGESRSYNIAPTERDTQPLRGEFVLELIVVGKRLIGKINGQITYIATDDEYTPGSRSIFSSLPFRDVEFLDLDGLPEDEALRIVGLPVTAAAVPEPQEKATGAGVISAVKGQWRKVFPTPEDIPDGRLRPDGWINPKTASGNTNFHPLWTHIRNGGFRVRFKTEAAQGEYASIRIRSSDEVSYTLKKDPGQSFAKLLKNRLSGDVNSSKLLSPENQPYRLKGDFTLEVIAVGNRLIGRVNGEVLCTATDDEFTSGIMSIYSNMPFRDIEVLELDGLPEDEAARIAGLPPATAKQLPQTASANSTPVIKGQWRQVYPNSEDIPDGRLRPDGWISPRKAASGDPKMTDILYPSWAKIRNGGIRARFKTEPDLEQFASVRIRSSDVSYALKKDPGQNFAKLLKTSSPNGMPSAKALLPENRTQRLGDDFTLELVAVGNHLIGRVNGEAIYIATDDEYTSGVMTIHSSIPFRDIEVLELDGLPEDEAVRIAGFPPLAKAR; translated from the coding sequence ATGCCTGAAACATCATCCACTTTCGGTGAAAGTAATGACGAAAATCTCAGTGCCTTGGGACGTGCCTTCTTTGACAGCGACTCCGGATCTCACCCGACTGAACCAGTTGCCCAGCCTCCTAGCGCTGGGTGGGAGACGCCCTCTGTTGAGGAATTGCAAAAGCTCTTGCCGCAGTATGAGGTTACCCTGTTGTTAGGCCGCGGCGGCATGGGAGCCGTTTATATGGGCCGACAGATCAGCCTCGACCGGCTAGTGGCCATCAAGATTCTCTCGGCAGATCTTGGAGATACGGACCAAGGGTTCATCGAACGATTCAAGAATGAGGCCCGCTCCATGGCTAAGTTAAACCATCCTGGCATCGTCAATGTCTATGACTTTGGCGAAACCACCTCAGGGTTGCTCTACATCGTGATGGAATTCGTCGAGGGCACAGATGTGCAGAAGATGATTTCAGCCAGCAAACGGTTGCATACGGATCATGCTATGGCCATCACCTGTCATGTTTGTGATGCTCTGGCCTATGCTCACAACCGGGGGATCATCCACCGCGACATCAAGCCTGCCAACATCATGGTCGGTTATGATGGTAGTGTGAAGGTGGCTGACTTCGGCTTGGCAAAGATGACAAAGGGGGCACAGACCGGACTCACCCAGAGCGGCATGGCCATGGGAACACTGCATTATATGGCACCCGAGGCTCTGGTGTTAGGCGTGGCGCTGGACCACCGGGTAGACATCTATGCAGTGGGAGTGATGCTTTACCAGATGCTTACCGGAAAGCTGCCTCAGGGTATGTTTGAAATGCCCAGCCTACAGGTGTCTGGCTTAGACCCGAGGTATGACGATATCATTGCGCAGGCGTTACGGAATGATCGTAACCAGCGATACCAGCAAATGTCAGACCTGAGGCATGAGTTGGATCACATCGTCACACAGCCAGTGGTGAAAGCGGAGGTGCTACAGCCGGGAGCCCAGCCGTCTGCGGCAGCCTTGTTGCCCTCAGAGGCACGTCCGAAGCGGTCCGAATTCAGCCGCCAACAACCTCCACGGCAAGCACAGCCCCAGGTAGTGGCGCGGAAGGAAAGGCTCTGGCTATCGGGGGTGGCGGTGATGCTGCTTATAGCAGGTTTGGGGGGGGCGGCATGGTATGTCAAACCGTTCGACCAAGCTGCGAATGTAACATCTGTACCTGCTGTCAAAGGCCAGTGGAGGAAGGTTTATCCCACCCCTGAAGACATCCCTGACGGACGCTTGAGACCTGATGGTTGGATGAGCCCTAAAGCAGCAGGTTCGAATAATTCCAAAGGAGGTGATCCGCTTTTCCCGTCATCGGTGAAAATTCGCAACGGCGGAGTCCGCGCGCGCTTCAAAAGCGAAGCTGCTGTCTTGGAACCATTTGCCTCTGTTTGTGTCAACACTTTCAATGCGGAGCAACTGACTTACTCACTGAAGAAAAACCCCGATCAGAGTGTCGCTATACTTCTCAAAAGCAGCCGCCTTGCGAATGGTGAAAGCAGATCCTACAACATTGCACCCACGGAACGCGACACCCAGCCTTTAAGGGGTGAATTCGTCCTAGAACTCATTGTCGTCGGCAAGCGACTCATTGGCAAAATCAATGGCCAAATCACCTACATCGCCACCGATGATGAGTACACGCCTGGCAGCAGGAGCATTTTCAGCAGTCTTCCTTTTCGGGATGTTGAATTCCTCGATCTCGACGGCCTGCCAGAGGATGAGGCTTTGCGAATTGTTGGTTTGCCTGTTACAGCAGCCGCAGTTCCTGAACCACAAGAGAAGGCTACCGGCGCGGGTGTGATATCTGCCGTCAAAGGCCAGTGGCGGAAGGTTTTCCCCACCCCTGAAGACATCCCTGACGGACGCTTGAGGCCCGATGGTTGGATCAACCCAAAGACAGCTTCCGGTAATACTAATTTTCACCCGCTGTGGACCCATATCCGCAACGGCGGATTTCGTGTACGCTTCAAAACGGAAGCCGCCCAGGGAGAGTATGCTTCCATTCGCATCCGTTCTTCCGATGAAGTTAGTTATACCCTGAAGAAGGATCCCGGTCAGAGCTTTGCCAAACTTCTGAAAAACCGCCTTTCCGGAGATGTAAACAGTTCCAAACTCCTTTCACCGGAAAACCAACCCTACCGTCTAAAGGGTGACTTTACGCTCGAAGTCATCGCCGTCGGCAACCGCCTAATTGGCAGAGTCAACGGTGAGGTCCTATGCACCGCCACAGATGATGAATTCACGTCCGGCATCATGTCCATCTACAGCAACATGCCCTTCCGCGACATTGAAGTCCTGGAACTCGACGGTTTGCCAGAGGATGAGGCTGCGCGGATCGCCGGTTTGCCGCCTGCCACTGCCAAACAGCTTCCCCAGACTGCGAGTGCGAATAGCACACCTGTCATCAAAGGCCAATGGCGGCAAGTTTACCCTAACTCTGAAGACATTCCTGACGGACGCTTGCGCCCAGACGGATGGATCAGCCCGAGAAAAGCAGCTTCGGGTGATCCCAAGATGACGGACATCCTTTATCCATCATGGGCCAAGATTCGCAACGGCGGCATCCGTGCGCGCTTCAAAACCGAACCCGATCTGGAACAGTTTGCCTCCGTTCGCATCCGTTCTTCCGACGTGAGTTATGCCCTGAAGAAAGACCCGGGTCAGAATTTTGCCAAACTTCTAAAAACGAGCTCTCCCAATGGCATGCCCAGCGCCAAAGCCCTTTTGCCAGAAAACCGGACCCAACGTCTAGGTGATGACTTCACCCTCGAACTCGTCGCTGTCGGCAATCATCTCATCGGCAGAGTCAACGGAGAAGCCATCTATATCGCTACAGATGATGAATACACGTCCGGTGTGATGACCATCCACAGCAGTATTCCATTCCGCGACATTGAAGTCCTGGAACTTGATGGCTTGCCAGAGGATGAGGCTGTGCGGATCGCCGGTTTCCCACCTTTAGCAAAGGCCCGCTAA
- a CDS encoding class I SAM-dependent methyltransferase, which produces MFSRFPFLTFPLHSFTEVLAKLPPESGTRLRQHLKNATYSIRLVRYWWAGQALAKESRRLGRPLTVVDVGCERGWLKHFTPEGVVDRWIGLDWNPRQELIALAMYDEVHHANFDMPLPLPSAVADAVVCLHVFEHLPRPGATIVEISRLLGPGGIFLGGSPTMPGWLAGLREKYFRNRLSRGLVAFGGHITVLSPQRWKNLASDAGLTPEFITGSHLVRYTGSKLENYRWWLRLNQIWGALLPSLGSEVYIQARRTPAWASQTDRLSSQDPHWRGLWVGLGLASVAAIAAIFMFLSGHRGDDSHIQSLTAWLDAHQKGTDIFVIGDSVIHQRLADRQDTLQASNQKELVDFMHKHPGAHLLLSMQSALELIQSDEPALWKVDSHLDLDHHDYLLLRFNDSGTALPEYLLGHQ; this is translated from the coding sequence ATGTTCTCCCGATTTCCTTTCCTCACCTTTCCGCTTCACTCGTTTACCGAAGTTTTAGCTAAGCTCCCACCGGAATCGGGTACCCGGCTTCGGCAGCACCTCAAAAATGCTACCTATTCAATTCGCCTTGTGAGGTATTGGTGGGCTGGCCAAGCCTTGGCCAAGGAATCTCGCCGTTTGGGTCGCCCGCTTACAGTGGTGGATGTCGGATGCGAACGAGGTTGGTTGAAACATTTCACTCCGGAAGGAGTCGTTGATCGCTGGATAGGTCTGGATTGGAACCCACGGCAGGAGCTGATTGCCTTGGCCATGTATGATGAAGTTCACCATGCCAATTTTGATATGCCATTGCCGCTGCCTTCAGCAGTCGCTGACGCTGTCGTTTGTTTGCACGTATTTGAACATCTACCTCGTCCTGGAGCGACGATTGTAGAGATAAGCAGATTGCTTGGCCCCGGAGGCATTTTTCTTGGAGGCTCACCTACCATGCCCGGCTGGCTTGCCGGATTGCGTGAAAAATATTTCAGGAACAGACTTAGCCGTGGATTGGTTGCGTTTGGTGGGCACATTACCGTTCTATCTCCACAGCGGTGGAAAAACTTGGCCTCAGACGCTGGGCTGACTCCCGAATTCATTACAGGAAGCCACCTTGTCCGTTACACTGGCAGTAAGCTGGAAAATTATCGCTGGTGGTTGAGGCTCAACCAAATTTGGGGAGCCCTTTTGCCTTCACTAGGATCTGAGGTCTATATTCAGGCACGTCGCACTCCAGCTTGGGCAAGCCAAACGGATCGACTGTCGTCACAAGATCCGCATTGGCGTGGTCTCTGGGTTGGACTTGGTTTGGCGAGCGTAGCCGCAATAGCGGCGATTTTTATGTTTTTATCAGGTCATCGAGGAGATGACAGTCACATACAGTCTTTGACCGCTTGGCTAGATGCGCATCAAAAGGGGACCGATATTTTTGTGATTGGCGATTCAGTGATTCATCAAAGATTGGCAGACCGACAGGACACGCTACAAGCTTCCAATCAAAAGGAGCTTGTGGACTTTATGCATAAGCATCCAGGGGCACATCTGCTGCTTTCCATGCAGTCGGCGTTGGAACTCATCCAATCAGATGAACCCGCCCTATGGAAAGTGGATTCTCATTTGGATCTCGATCATCACGATTATCTTCTGCTACGTTTTAACGACAGTGGAACGGCCTTGCCAGAATACCTTCTCGGGCACCAATGA
- a CDS encoding MgtC/SapB family protein, whose translation MDWKFELLLAFRAIMAAVLGGFVGWERERHGREAGIRTYAAVSLGACIFGLISSHASTTGDPGRIAAQVVTGVGFLGAGVILRDQGRIHGLTTAATLWATASVGLAISYGMYTLGTLGALIIFSLLAAHHLPAWTRFKNRHGDCSAQRKDEQDS comes from the coding sequence ATGGACTGGAAATTTGAATTATTGCTGGCTTTCCGGGCCATTATGGCGGCAGTTTTAGGCGGTTTTGTCGGATGGGAGCGGGAACGTCATGGCCGCGAGGCAGGCATACGTACCTATGCTGCCGTTTCATTGGGCGCATGCATCTTTGGACTCATCTCTTCTCATGCCAGTACAACCGGAGACCCTGGCCGCATCGCTGCACAGGTCGTCACAGGCGTGGGATTTCTCGGCGCTGGGGTCATTTTGCGTGATCAAGGGCGCATCCATGGCCTTACTACCGCTGCCACATTATGGGCCACGGCTTCGGTAGGCCTAGCCATTTCCTATGGCATGTACACCCTTGGGACTTTGGGAGCCTTGATCATTTTCAGCCTTCTGGCGGCGCATCATCTACCCGCATGGACCCGTTTCAAAAATCGCCATGGCGATTGCTCTGCTCAGAGGAAAGACGAACAAGATTCATAG